One window of Penaeus chinensis breed Huanghai No. 1 chromosome 3, ASM1920278v2, whole genome shotgun sequence genomic DNA carries:
- the LOC125038284 gene encoding uncharacterized protein LOC125038284, whose translation MPESTLPEFNRPESNLQPNAPPSPPGLPAARSTIFLLYEECHILDKKASTDPKSVHPSSRLAFLECEFEEFLKEILDLDQIFGIINFYIHSHLRRIHTTIAQPSRSLQCVIYGATTEVSTKTTFLLRFVTPTDIKMSIVVYKRESCVDIIPEDDYYTQTEPKYTVDRPFGFFDLPSPVCTEVISRLSLRDTRAMALTCRAGWEITRDQLMWRNKLWIRAKVVNLGLIGPNISPCPNADMLVRDPLLVNNRLLYEILDPDSDINENHEDLDIGNLLSKMATPTPTTSFNELIESFFSMFITSQPHSPSDPFSKGEGAPTFLLFGTPETRVSKKLALSFIASKDSTFDTVGLVKGKPGGVGGGVTVKYAHHLMNLLTVRRARPRLLVEGPKGTTFHPDVAEVVTRVDGLICYMDASCNCESGDGASNCSSQNGCRDGIHSIDVLELEAMMRTIPPDLAPPVLVLLAHMDDPATLVCDMDSCDVPQHRLAGTTKDAGSYHEPAPQKRHRPAMLYPVLSKLDLPWAVCEVEVKSLSGVHRGLNWLLKRTLKLKNG comes from the exons ATGCCGGAATCTACTCTACCTGAATTTAATCGACCCGAGAGCAATTTGCAGCCAAATGCGCCGCCTTCCCCGCCCGGCCTCCCCGCCGCCCGAAGCACCAT cTTTCTATTATACGAAGAATGTCATATTCTAGATAAAAAAGCCTCTACGGATCCTAAAAGTGTTCATCCTTCATCTCGTTTAGCTTTTCTGGAGTGCGAGTTTGAGGAGTTTTTAAAAGAGATTCTCGATCTTGATCAGATTTTTGGAATTATAAACTTTTATATTCATAGTCACTTGAGGCGTAT CCATACCACCATCGCTCAACCTTCACGATCCCTGCAATGTGTTATCTATGGTGCAACAACAGAAGTGTCAACAAAAACCACTTTTCTTCTCCGCTTTGTCACACCAACAGATATTAAGATGTCTATAGTCGTTTACAAGAGAGAATCCTGCGTCGACATAATACCCGAAGACGATTATTATACGCAGACAGAGCCAAAATACACGGTGGACAGACCATTCGGTTTTTTCGACCTGCCT TCCCCAGTATGCACGGAGGTCATATCACGCCTAAGCCTGCGGGACACGAGGGCGATGGCTCTCACCTGTCGGGCTGGCTGGGAAATCACCCGAGACCAGTTGATGTGGAGGAACAAGTTATGGATCCGAGCCAAG GTAGTAAACTTAGGTCTAATTGGGCCCAATATTTCACCCTGCCCAAATGCAGACATGTTAGTACGTGACCCCCTGCTGGTGAACAATAGGTTGCT ctACGAGATTCTCGATCCAGACTCTGACATCAATGAGAATCACGAAGACCTGGACATTGGAAATTTGCTCTCCAAAATGGCAACACCAACGCCAACCACAAGCTTTAATGAGTTGATAGAAAGCTTCTTTAGTATGTTTATTACTTCCCAGCCACATTCTCCATCAGAT CCATTCTCAAAGGGTGAAGGAGCACCGACATTCCTCCTCTTTGGGACCCCAGAGACAAGGGTGTCGAAAAAGCTGGCTTTGAGCTTCATTGCTTCAAAAGACTCGACTTTTGACACTGTAGGATTAGTGAAGGGGAAACCAGGAGGTGTCG GTGGAGGTGTGACAGTGAAGTACGCACACCATTTAATGAACCTGTTGACTGTACGGAGAGCTCGCCCAAGGCTGCTTGTGGAGGGACCTAAAGGAACGACTTTCCATCCTGACGTGGCTGAG gTTGTGACACGTGTTGATGGCTTGATTTGCTACATGGATGCCTCCtgcaactgtgaatcaggtgatgGAGCCTCAAATTGTAGTAGTCAGAATGGCTGCAGGGATGGCATCCACAGCATCGATGTCTTGGAACTGGAGGCAATGATGCGAACCATTCCCCCCGACCTTGCCCCACCTGTCCTTGTCCTTCTAGCACACATGGATGACCCAGCCACCCTGGTGTGCGACATGGATTCATGTGACGTGCCGCAGCACCGCCTAGCGGGTACGACCAAAGATGCAGGTTCCTACCATGAACCTGCCCCGCAGAAGCGTCACCGTCCCGCCATGTTGTACCCCGTCCTCAGCAAGCTGGATCTACCATGGGCG GTCTGTGAAGTGGAGGTGAAGTCCCTGTCTGGAGTGCACCGAGGCCTCAACTGGCTCCTCAAACGTACGCTCAAGCTGAAAAACGGCTGA
- the LOC125038292 gene encoding 60S ribosomal protein L37-like, whose amino-acid sequence LLSLQTKGTSSFGKRNNKTHTLCRRCGKSSYHIQKKQCAQCGYPKKKLRRYNWSIKAIRRKTTGTGRLRYLKVVQRRFKNGFREGKAPTKKIRTNK is encoded by the exons ctcctctccctacagaCGAAGGGTACATCGTCCTTCGGAAAGCGGAACAATAAGACGCACACTTTGTGCCGTCGATGTGGGAAGTCGTCTTACCACATTCAGAAGAAACAGTGTGCGCAATGCGGCTACCCCAAGAAGAAGCTTAGGCGCT ACAATTGGTCCATCAAGGCCATCCGCAGGAAGACGACCGGCACTGGCCGTCTCCGCTACCTCAAGGTCGTACAGAGGCGCTTCAA GAATGGCTTCCGTGAGGGCAAGGCCCCGACGAAGAAGATTCGCACCAACAAATGA